In Phycisphaerae bacterium RAS2, the DNA window GCGATCGCGCCAACCGGCTGCTGCTTTGCACGCCTGACGGGTCGCAACCAACCGGCTACGGAGAACTGAACCCGATGGCCCATCGCGCGGATCAGATGTGGATCGGGCATTTGATCGTAAACCCCGACGTTCGCGGTGCGGGGATCGGGCGGCGGTTTACCCAGGCGCTGCTGGCCCGCGCGTTTCTGCAATACGGTGCAGCCGAGGTGCTGCTGCTGGTCTTTCCAGACAATCGTCCCGCATTGGCCTGCTACGAGGGTTGCGGCATGGTGGTCACCGGGCGCGAGCACAAATCCTTCGAAGCCACCAGGCAGCGACACCTGTTCCTTCGCATGAGCATCAAGGCGGCGCGGTTTCATCGCTGGGTCGAGCGAGGCCGCATGCCCCCGGCGCCCCTGCCCTTTCACGCGTGAAGGGCAAAATCGAATTCGGTCGCTTGCATTGGAACGATCTTGACCGATTGGGATCGCAATGACGCGGCATCGAAACGTGTTGCGCAGGGCAGCCGATTGGGGCCCGCTCGCTTGCGCTCGGGGCTCGGATCATCCACGGCCATGTGGGTTCAACAGAACAACATGGCTATCTACTTCCGGCGGCGCACCGGATCGTGGAAGAACAAGAACCGCTCAAGCGCGTCAAATCCGTGACACGTGGTGCACACATTCGGCGCGCGGAACGGGCGAAGCATCAGCCGTGCCGAGCGGAGCGCCTCGCGCGAGCGATCCGGGCCGCTGAATTCCGTATCGGGCAGATGGCCGTGCGGCGTGTGACAGGTGCGGCAGGCGATCTGCCCCTGCGACGCGGTGCGGCCTTCGACATCGTAAAGCGGCAGGCTCTCATCCCGTGTGCCGTCAAAGATGTTCAACATGGGCACGTCAGGGTGCGATGCGATCATCGGTGGACGCGCCGTGCCGCCTTCACGATGGCAGGCCTCGCAGCGCTGATCCGACGCGTGCATGGCGGCGAAGTTGATTGCCTCGCGCGGAGCAGCCGCCTGTGGCATCGCGCGGGGGCTGGCCGATTCTTCCGCGACCGCGAGCGATCTCGGCCAGAGCAGATCGTCCTCGACGGCTGTCGGCATCGCATGCACCGAATGACAGGGCAGGCAAGCCTGGGCCGGCAGTTGTTTCGATTCGAACGTCGCCGCGGTGTGGGCCGTCATGGTGATGGCCGATGCGTCAGAGTGACAGGTGATGCAGAGACTGCTCGCGGGTGCGCCGGCTGCGGTGCGAAGGAACTTGTGCGCAGCCCCGTCGGCCGCGTGCGGATTGTGACAGGTGCGGCAGCCGACGACGGACGCCTCGGTTGAGGCGGAGCGTGCGAGCGGCAGTCCGCCGGTGGCGAAGCCGGCCGGCACGATACGCGGGTGCATGGCGGCGTGATCGGATTGCTTCAGGCCTTCGCCGTCGGCGCCGTGTCCCCAGGCCGCGCCGGGATGGCAGGCGATGCAGGCCCCGTCGGACGCGGCGTCGGCCGGTGATGCGGCGAAGGTAAACAGCCCCTTGTCGTCTTTTCCGTGCGGACGGTGACAGGCGAGGCAAGTGTCTTCGCGAAGGTCAGCAACTTGCGGCCATTGATTCCCTGTGCTGCGAAAATCGTGCGGGCCGCCGGAAAGCGCCGCGTATTCAGCGTGGCACTTGACGCACAAACCCGGCGTCGGCTCGCGCAGGAACTGCCCCAGCGCCGGGCGATTCGGCTCGTGCGGACCGTGCGGATCGTGGCATTCGACGCAAGCGGCCTTGGGATGATTGAAGCTCCCGAGGGCCTTTTCGCCGGCGCAGCGGCCCTCCTGGTGACAGGTGATGCACTTGCCGCCGCCGGGGTCGATGTCGCTGATCTCCGGCGAACGCGCGTAGCGATGAAATAAGTGACACGAACTGCACGGCCCGCCGGTCTGGGCGGTCATGCCGAGCCGGTTGCGCTCTTCGGGGTAGGTCTTCCGCAGATCGTGCGGCGTCTTAAATACGGATGTCTTTGCCGAGTGACAGCCGACGCAGAACGCGCCGTCGGTCAGTTCGGCCGCGAGCATGAAGCGCTCGCCCTTGCCGTGGTGCAGCTTGTGGCAGGACAGGCAGATCAGCTTGTCGTCGGGGCCGAGCTTGGTCCCGAGCGACTGAATCGCCGCCTTCTGCTCCGTGTTCACGATCGGGCTAAGCGGGTGCTCGGTGTGGTCGCCATCTCGAAACATGCCCGGGCGCATCTGATCGTGACACGAGAGGCACAACTGGTTGGATTCGGTTCCCATCACGAGCAGATGATCGTAGGCCGCGCCGTGCGGCGTGTGACAGACGTTGCAGGTCAGCTCGCGCGGGTTCGGGCCGACCTTCGCGCCGGCGGCAATCAGATCGTTCGGCACGGCCCAGGGCATGCCGCCGGTCGGGTGCGTGCCGCGCTGGGGTCCGCGGGTCTTGTCGGCGTGACAGGTGACGCACATTTCACCCGAGGTGTTCGGCATTCTTAAAAAGACTGACGTCTTAAGATTGCCCGACAAGTCGCCTCCCGCGTGCGCCGAGTGACACGTTCGGCAGGCAATCTTGCCGTCAACCAGCGGCAACTGCGGCGGGACGGTCATCTCCGGCAGCGGCGCGATGTCGGTGCGATGGCCATGCTCCAGCCAGACGCGCCGCCGCGAGTCGACGATCGATCCGTCATGACACGACAGGCAGGTGTGCGGCTGGCTGACGTAGGGGTGAACCGGATCATCGTCGGGCGGATTGATCAATTCCGTGCCGCGTTTCTGCGCCAGCGGCTCGACCCACTCCATGTGGCAGACCGTGCATGCCCGAGCCTGCCGACCGACAACGCTGGGCCGCTGCGTTGCAGAGCGCGACTCATCGCGTGCGGAGGCGCCCGCGTCGGCGCGGCGCACGATCCTGAAACTGCGCACGCGGTTGGCGTCAAGCTCCACGACATACAGGTCGCCCGACGCGTCGAACGCCATCCCCATCGGCGCAGCCAGCTTCAACGGCTTGCCCGACGCGTCGCGCAGCACGTCAATGAAGCGGCCCGTCGACGTGAACACCTGAACCACGCCCAGGACGCTATCGCTCACCCAAACGTTGCCGTCGGCATCCAATGCAACGCCTTTGGGCCGATACAACATCCCCGGCTCGACGCCATATTGCGCGATCGACGTCACCACGCCGCCGGTGTCGCTGAACACGCCGACGCGGCCGTTCAGCACATCCGACGCATACACATTCCCCTTCGCGTCACGAGCCAGCATGAAGGGATAATGCAACTGTCCGCGCGCTTCGCCTTGCCGGCCCGCCAGCGCATGCGTGCCCCGCTTCACGTCGTGCCGAATCAAGACGTGGCGATTGTTGTCGACCGTCCAGACCACCGCGCCATCCGGAGAAACCGCTGCATCCGTCGGATCGGCTGGGTGATCGTTCGGCCCAGCGGGCAACGGAATAATGCGAATCAACTCAATGGGGGCGTCGGCGGCGGCAGGGACGTTTGCAACGACGATCCGTGCGTTGCCGGCGTCGGCAATCCAGAGGTTTCCCGAAGCATCGACGTCGATCCCGACGGGATGAGCAAGCGATTGGTCTGCGACGCGGCGAATCTCGCGCGCGACATGGCCCGCCGGGTTAAAGACCACGATTCGATCATTCACTCCGTCGGCGACAAACACGCGTCCGTCGCGCGCGACGGCGACATCCGTCGGCATGAGGAGACCGGGCGCGGCACGGTCGGCGAACTCGATCGCGGATTGTGCCAGCAGCGGAACATCCGGCGCTCCGGAAGCAGGCTGCGTCGCGGCAAAATCCGCAATCGGCGTATCCGCTTGTTGCGCAAAAATCCGCGGTGCGCAGATGACTGCCAGCAGGAAGAGCACCAAAGCGCGATTCCACGGAAAATACGAACGCTTCGCGGCAGCGCCGAACAAGAAAGAAATAGCGGAAAAAGCGTTCGCCATCGTGGACCTCGGCGGCCGATTCGCTGAACATGATAGACGCGCGGGCGCGCCTTGCCTATCGACTGTTCGCCGCGCGCAGCACGAGGAGCGCACGCATGTCCCAGACGCCGCCCTTCGATTCACCCAATAACAATGTCGACTCCAATGCGACGGGTTCGATTGGTGACAACGCGACGCGCAGTCCCGGAGGAACCATGAGCCACGCGGCCTCACCGGCAAAGAAGAAACGATCGCGGATGAAGCTGCTGATCGTCGCGGGGCTGGGGTTGATGGTCTTTGCCGCGGCGAGCATCGGCGGTGCGGAGTATTACACATCGCGGCCCAACTTCTGCGGCTCGTGTCACGTCATGGACCCTTATTTTGACTCGTGGTCGCATGACATCCACGGAAAGAAGGCCGGCGTGCTGTGCGTCGAATGCCATTACGCGCCAGGCGAGCATCACACCATCATGGCGAAGTTCCGCGGGTTGTCGCAGGCGGCGAGTTATTTCAGCGGGCGTTACGGCGCGGGCCGGCCGCGCGCCCACGTCAACAACGGAAGCTGCCTGACGTCGGAATGCCACGGCGACGGCACGCGTCTCGCCGACGAACACATGAACAAATCGCTGATGATCGGCGAACCTCGCACCGAGACACGCCTGATCGCAGGCCTGCCGACCGAAATCGAGCGAAAGCCGACGGTGCGATTTGTTCACGCCAAGCACCAGCTCATCGATGAGCGCGTCACGCTGAACAAGCGCGACCTGGCCGTTGTCGGAGAACGACTGCGCAAGGCGCTGCCGCCCGAGGCGTTCTCCCGCGTCGAAGCTGCCGTGCGATCCGTCAAGGACGCCCCCCAACGCCAGGCCGACCTGTCGGGCCTGCTGAGGCAACTTGGGCACGACAGCCACTCCGGCGACGCGATGGAGTTCATGCGACTGGAACACATGCGCATACGGCTGGCACAACTGGCCGACCTGAACTGCGCCGCGTGCCACACCTACGACGCCGGAGGAGCCAATCACTTCCGCGTCGACACGACAACGTGTTTCACCTGTCATTTCTCGCACCAGGAATTCAACCGCGACACGGGCGAATGCCTGAAGTGTCACGAGCCGCCGACGCGGCAGATCGTGGTGCATGCCCCGGCCGCCAGCGCGAGCACGACGGCCGCCACCGGCGCGCTCATGGACCATCAGGACATCGTCGCGCGCGGGATTGACTGCGCCAGTTGCCACGCGGACGTGATTCAGGGACAGGCGGACGTGTCGGCGCGCGACTGCACGCACTGCCACGACCAGTCAAAGTTCATTGAGGAGTTCGAATCGCGCACCACGCAGACCGTCGAAGAATATCACCGCGTTCACGTCGGCGGCCAGCACGCACGTTGCACCGACTGCCATCGTGTCATTCATCACGCGCTGATTGAACCGGAGTTCGTCGGCAGCCGGGCGGAGTTTCTCAAGCCCGTCGTCGACGACTGTCAGCATTGTCACCCTTCGCACCATCGGGAGCAGGTCGAGTTGCTGATGGGCGTGGGCGGCGCGGGGATTGACCGGCCGATGCCGAACGCGATGTTCGGCTCGCGTCTGAACTGCAAGGCCTGTCACAGTGAATCCGGCAGCGACTTCAAGGGCGACCCGCTGGTCAAGGCGACCGAGGACACCTGCCTCAAGTGCCACGGCGATGATTACCGCACGATTTTCCAACAATGGCGCGGCGAGATCGCCAGCCAATTGGCCGAGGCTCGGGCAGCTCTCCAGCGGGTGGACGAACGCATCAAGGCCATCGGCGTGCGGGCCCAGTCGCTTCCGCCGCGAATTCGAGACGGAATCGAGAACGCCCGCACAAACATCCGCCTGATCGAATCCGGAAACGGCGTGCACAACCGAACGTACGCCGTCTCGCTGCTGGACCTCGCCGCGCGCGACCTGGACGCAGCCCTTGCGGAATTGAGCAGATTGTAGGAAGCGCACGGAGCGGCCACCGCTTCGGAGCACGAGCTAACTGTGCGTGGCGGGCAATGCCTAACGTGCGAACGAGGCGATTGCCGCTGATACTTCCAACTCATTTTTCATGGCACTCCATGCAGAGCGTCGCGCTGGGGACACGCAGCGCCGCGTGGGCATCTTCCGCTGCGGCGGACCGCTGCCCCAGGGGCGAGCCGGCCGGGAACAACTCCGGCTGGTGCGGATTATGACAGGTGTAACAGGTGACGCGGTCGTCGCCCAGCGGAAGAGGCGATGGCACCGCGCCGGCGGCGCTCTTGGAGCCGTCCGAATCGACGCGACGCGCTGTCAGCCAGTCGCGAATCTCATCCGTCATGGGGCGATCCACGTGGCCGCGCTCGGAAACATCCCAGTGTCGAACGTGACAGGCGAGGCATCCTTGCGACGTGTTCGTTCGCAACAGCGGCTGCCCGCGTCGCGCGCCGTCAGCCGTCAGATCTGGAACATCCGTGTGGCAGAAAAGACACGTGCGTGAGTTGACCGCGCCGCCGGCATCGACCTGCCGGTGCGGGCTGAATTGCCACGACGCATCCTCCACGTGGCACGAGCGGCAGTAGGAATCGGCCCGCGCCGAATCGTACCCGCGCAGCATCGCGGGATTGACCGCCGGGCGCCGCGCCCCCGCATCGCAATGTTGGCGAATGTCGTGACAGGTCAGACAGGTCAGCCGGCCCGCGTCGGTCGGCCAGTCTTCCGGCGTCTTCACCGTGGCCGTCCGCGCGAGCCTGCCTGTCGGGTGCGGCTCGTCATGCGCCTTTCGGCCATCGTGGCAGGCGAGACACGTTTGATCGGCCTGCGCAATGGGAATCGCACGCGGCGCGCCGTCCTCCGGAGCGTGACACGCGTTGCATTGCGCGGGTGACCAGTGGGGGTTGATTGCCGGCTCAACCCCTTCCACCAATGGGCGCGATCGTTTGAGCGGGGCAGCGTTCAGGGCCGCCGTGGTGGTGGTGCGGCCCCATGCGTACGCGCGCAGGCCCGGCTCTGCATAGCGCTCCGCGACGATGATGTAGTAGTCGGTCTTGAATCCATCGGGCGGGGCCTCCGCCTCACCCGGCAATTGCGCGACGACCGCCAGACTGGAAGGCGAAACCAATTTCTGTGATTCGTCGCCCGCATCGCCAAAGATGGCGATCACTTCGCCGTGATCGCCAAACGCCTGCACGCGGCCCAGCTTCGCATCAACGACGAACAGCGTCCCATCCGGTCCGAAGCCTGCATCACGGGGGAGTGAAAAACACCCGGCGGCGTCTCCGGCGCGCCCGATGGTCCGCTGCCACGTTCCATCCGCCGCGAGAACTTGCACGCGATGATTCATCGTATCGACAACGCACACGCTGCCATCGGACGACATCGCGAGATTCGTCGGATAGCGAAACTCGCCGAGGCCGTCGCCGCTTCGGCCGATTGAGCGCAGCCATTGACCGGAATGGTCAGAAAAAACCTCAATCCGGTGCATCGCTGTATTACTGACCCAAAGCTCTTTTCCGACAAACGCCAGCCCGCCCGGTTGAAACGCGACATCCGTAGCGACCCTGCAATGGTGCTCCTGCCAGGTCCAGTCCAGAATCGTCACCTCGCCCCTGTTTCGTTCGGCAAACGCTGCCGCGATACCCCCGTCCGGGTTGATCGCACAAGCCACAATCGGCCGCTCGCCATTCGGCTGATTGACCTGCGCAATCGATTCATCGTCTGAAGTCCAGTTAAGCAGTCTGTTCACGAAGGCGTCGACGACGAAGAGGTTGCCTCCGCGTGTCGCGCGAACATGAATCGGCTTGCCGAGCTGCTCCGCGGGCGAGTCGTCAATGCCGAACACGAGCGACGCCAGCGCATCGGTCCGCGAGCGCGGCGACCCCGGCATTCGAAGATTCCCCAGCGGCGCGGCGCTTCGAGGCGCAGCCGGCTCGCGCGGCGCGGGCCTCGCGTCGGTTACCGGCACAGAGCGGCCGGCCCTCTCGGATGACGACTCCGTTGCAATGCGTCGCTCGCAACCGGTCAGCGCGACGCCGATCACCGCAAGCACCGCGAGCGCGAACGACAGCGCGCGGCCAATCACAGGCGATGGCACGACAGGCATAGCGCGCTCCGTTCGTTGGATTTGACCAGCATGGCCGGGTGACTTCCGGCATCGTGTGGATCGTGGCACGACACGCATTGCACGCGCCCGCCCGGTAGGCGGATGCGTCCGTCGCGCGTGGCGATGCTCGCGGCCCGGTAGCGCGGGTGATCGGACGGATAACGTCCGCCGATGGGATGCCCGGCCAGCGCCGGTGAACGATCCCCGCTCGGTCCGAGGGAAGCGAGACTCGCAGCGTGCGCCGTTGTGAAGACATCCGTAGCAATCACGCCGTCGTGGCAGCCGAGGCACACGAGGCTGTGCCGATCCAGTTCCCGGTCCGAATCCTGCGCGAGCACGGCCCTTGAACGCGGGAGTCGCTC includes these proteins:
- the mshD gene encoding Mycothiol acetyltransferase, which gives rise to MHQPTSGHEIRVTLTPPFDLSTAPPSLRARHTRPSTSSGCSPHRTTSPDQTGRGAVAAPPFYLTCYEPSSAAAICTWVRSSVELTYLAPGTAPPLTAEKVAAWGRDRANRLLLCTPDGSQPTGYGELNPMAHRADQMWIGHLIVNPDVRGAGIGRRFTQALLARAFLQYGAAEVLLLVFPDNRPALACYEGCGMVVTGREHKSFEATRQRHLFLRMSIKAARFHRWVERGRMPPAPLPFHA
- the pknD_2 gene encoding Serine/threonine-protein kinase PknD, which codes for MANAFSAISFLFGAAAKRSYFPWNRALVLFLLAVICAPRIFAQQADTPIADFAATQPASGAPDVPLLAQSAIEFADRAAPGLLMPTDVAVARDGRVFVADGVNDRIVVFNPAGHVAREIRRVADQSLAHPVGIDVDASGNLWIADAGNARIVVANVPAAADAPIELIRIIPLPAGPNDHPADPTDAAVSPDGAVVWTVDNNRHVLIRHDVKRGTHALAGRQGEARGQLHYPFMLARDAKGNVYASDVLNGRVGVFSDTGGVVTSIAQYGVEPGMLYRPKGVALDADGNVWVSDSVLGVVQVFTSTGRFIDVLRDASGKPLKLAAPMGMAFDASGDLYVVELDANRVRSFRIVRRADAGASARDESRSATQRPSVVGRQARACTVCHMEWVEPLAQKRGTELINPPDDDPVHPYVSQPHTCLSCHDGSIVDSRRRVWLEHGHRTDIAPLPEMTVPPQLPLVDGKIACRTCHSAHAGGDLSGNLKTSVFLRMPNTSGEMCVTCHADKTRGPQRGTHPTGGMPWAVPNDLIAAGAKVGPNPRELTCNVCHTPHGAAYDHLLVMGTESNQLCLSCHDQMRPGMFRDGDHTEHPLSPIVNTEQKAAIQSLGTKLGPDDKLICLSCHKLHHGKGERFMLAAELTDGAFCVGCHSAKTSVFKTPHDLRKTYPEERNRLGMTAQTGGPCSSCHLFHRYARSPEISDIDPGGGKCITCHQEGRCAGEKALGSFNHPKAACVECHDPHGPHEPNRPALGQFLREPTPGLCVKCHAEYAALSGGPHDFRSTGNQWPQVADLREDTCLACHRPHGKDDKGLFTFAASPADAASDGACIACHPGAAWGHGADGEGLKQSDHAAMHPRIVPAGFATGGLPLARSASTEASVVGCRTCHNPHAADGAAHKFLRTAAGAPASSLCITCHSDASAITMTAHTAATFESKQLPAQACLPCHSVHAMPTAVEDDLLWPRSLAVAEESASPRAMPQAAAPREAINFAAMHASDQRCEACHREGGTARPPMIASHPDVPMLNIFDGTRDESLPLYDVEGRTASQGQIACRTCHTPHGHLPDTEFSGPDRSREALRSARLMLRPFRAPNVCTTCHGFDALERFLFFHDPVRRRK
- a CDS encoding NHL repeat protein, with protein sequence MPVVPSPVIGRALSFALAVLAVIGVALTGCERRIATESSSERAGRSVPVTDARPAPREPAAPRSAAPLGNLRMPGSPRSRTDALASLVFGIDDSPAEQLGKPIHVRATRGGNLFVVDAFVNRLLNWTSDDESIAQVNQPNGERPIVACAINPDGGIAAAFAERNRGEVTILDWTWQEHHCRVATDVAFQPGGLAFVGKELWVSNTAMHRIEVFSDHSGQWLRSIGRSGDGLGEFRYPTNLAMSSDGSVCVVDTMNHRVQVLAADGTWQRTIGRAGDAAGCFSLPRDAGFGPDGTLFVVDAKLGRVQAFGDHGEVIAIFGDAGDESQKLVSPSSLAVVAQLPGEAEAPPDGFKTDYYIIVAERYAEPGLRAYAWGRTTTTAALNAAPLKRSRPLVEGVEPAINPHWSPAQCNACHAPEDGAPRAIPIAQADQTCLACHDGRKAHDEPHPTGRLARTATVKTPEDWPTDAGRLTCLTCHDIRQHCDAGARRPAVNPAMLRGYDSARADSYCRSCHVEDASWQFSPHRQVDAGGAVNSRTCLFCHTDVPDLTADGARRGQPLLRTNTSQGCLACHVRHWDVSERGHVDRPMTDEIRDWLTARRVDSDGSKSAAGAVPSPLPLGDDRVTCYTCHNPHQPELFPAGSPLGQRSAAAEDAHAALRVPSATLCMECHEK
- the nrfH gene encoding Cytochrome c-type protein NrfH produces the protein MSQTPPFDSPNNNVDSNATGSIGDNATRSPGGTMSHAASPAKKKRSRMKLLIVAGLGLMVFAAASIGGAEYYTSRPNFCGSCHVMDPYFDSWSHDIHGKKAGVLCVECHYAPGEHHTIMAKFRGLSQAASYFSGRYGAGRPRAHVNNGSCLTSECHGDGTRLADEHMNKSLMIGEPRTETRLIAGLPTEIERKPTVRFVHAKHQLIDERVTLNKRDLAVVGERLRKALPPEAFSRVEAAVRSVKDAPQRQADLSGLLRQLGHDSHSGDAMEFMRLEHMRIRLAQLADLNCAACHTYDAGGANHFRVDTTTCFTCHFSHQEFNRDTGECLKCHEPPTRQIVVHAPAASASTTAATGALMDHQDIVARGIDCASCHADVIQGQADVSARDCTHCHDQSKFIEEFESRTTQTVEEYHRVHVGGQHARCTDCHRVIHHALIEPEFVGSRAEFLKPVVDDCQHCHPSHHREQVELLMGVGGAGIDRPMPNAMFGSRLNCKACHSESGSDFKGDPLVKATEDTCLKCHGDDYRTIFQQWRGEIASQLAEARAALQRVDERIKAIGVRAQSLPPRIRDGIENARTNIRLIESGNGVHNRTYAVSLLDLAARDLDAALAELSRL